One Misgurnus anguillicaudatus chromosome 19, ASM2758022v2, whole genome shotgun sequence genomic region harbors:
- the LOC129422656 gene encoding uncharacterized protein: protein MLMLVKEELEKMTDPQPCRIKYEDTEEQIDMIEVKEESQAEVDEKHQIVKINYNISQKETLKTEDIKCENSFSEDERPEDHKRTHSEEKPFTCQQCGKSFRRKDNLNIHVRVHTGEKPLTCQQCGKSFRTKANLNTHMRIHTGEKPHVCHHCEKSFITACKLKIHMMSHTGEKPYTCQQCGKSFRRKGHLNLHMRIHTGEKPYTSHQCGKSFSVESNLKIHTRIHTGEKPYTCQQCGKSFSCESNLKIHTRVHTGEKPYTCQQCGKSFSAESTLKIHTRLHPGEKPYTCQQCGKSFRRKGHLNLHMRSHTGEKPYTCQQCGKSFRRKGHLNLHMRSHTGEKPYTCQQCGKSFSAESTLKMHTRVHTGKKPYTCQQCGKSFSVESNLKIHTRIHTGERPYTCLECGKSLKTKAKLNTHMRIHT, encoded by the exons atgttgatgctggtgaaagaggagcttgagaagatgacagatccacaaccatgcagaataaagtatgaagatactgaggaacaaatag atatgattgaagtgaaagaggagagtcaagctgaagtggatgagaaacatcagattgtaaaaataaactataatatttcacagaaagaaactctgaagacagaagacataaagtgtgaaaatagTTTCAGTGAAGATGAACGCCCTGAAGATCACAAGAGAACTCACAGTGAGgagaaacctttcacatgtcaacagtgtggaaagagttttagaaGAAAAGATAACCTTAACATACATGTGAGggttcacaccggagagaaacctttAACATGTCAACAGTGcggaaagagtttcagaacaAAAGCTAACCTTAACACacacatgaggattcacactggagagaaaccacacGTGTGCCATcactgtgaaaagagttttataACTGCATGTAAACTTAAGATACACATGATgtctcacactggagagaaaccttacacttgtcaacagtgtggaaagagtttcagaagaAAAGGTCACCTTAATTTacacatgaggattcacactggagagaaaccttacacttctcatcagtgtggaaagagtttctctGTTGAAAGTAACCTTAAGATACACACaaggattcacactggagagaaaccttacacttgtcaacagtgtggaaagagtttctctTGTGAAAGTAACCTTAAGATACACACAAgggttcacactggagagaaaccttacacttgtcaacagtgtggaaagagtttctctGCTGAAAGTACCCTTAAGATACACACCCGGCTTCAccctggagagaaaccttacacttgtcaacagtgtggaaagagtttcagaagaAAAGGTCACCTTAATTTACACATGAGgtctcacactggagagaaaccttacacttgtcaacagtgtggaaagagtttcagaagaAAAGGTCACCTTAATTTACACATGAGgtctcacactggagagaaaccttacacttgtcaacagtgtggaaagagtttctctGCTGAAAGTACCCTTAAGATGCACACAAGGGTTCACACTGGAAAGAAACCTTACActtgtcaacagtgtggaaagagtttctctGTTGAAAGTAACCTTAAGATACACACAAggattcacaccggagagagACCTTACACATGCCTtgagtgtggaaagagtttaaaaacaaaagctaAACTTAACacacacatgagaattcacacttgA
- the LOC141350791 gene encoding uncharacterized protein — translation MLMLVKEELEKMTDPQPCRIKQEDTEEQIDMMEVKEESQAEVDEKHQIVKINHNVSQKETLKTEDIKCENSFSEDERPEDHKRTQSEEKPFTCQQCGKFYRRKDCLNIHARVHTGEKPFTCQQCGKSFRRKDCLNIHVRVHTGEKPFTCQQCGKSFGTNPNLNAHMRIHTGEKPYTCHQCGKSFSAESTLKMHTRVHTGEKPYTCQKCGKSFSVESNLKIHARVHTGERPYTCHECEKSFKTKSQLTTHMRIHT, via the exons atgttgatgctggtgaaagaggagcttgagaagatgacagatccacaaccatgcagaataaagcaagaagatactgaggaacaaatag atatgatggaagtgaaagaggagagtcaagctgaagtggatgagaaacaccagattgtaaaaataaatcataatgtttcacagaaagaaactctgaagacagaagacataaagtgtgaaaatagTTTCAGTGAAGATGAACGCCCTGAAGATCACAAGAGGACTCAAAGTGAagagaaacctttcacatgtcaacagtgtggaaagttTTATAGAAGAAAAGATTGCCTTAACATACATGCGAgggttcacactggagagaaacctttcacatgtcaacagtgtggaaagagtttcagaagaAAAGATTGCCTTAACATACATGTGAgggttcacactggagagaaacctttcacatgtcaacagtgtggaaagagtttcggAACAAATCCTAACCTTAACGCacacatgaggattcacactggagagaaaccttacacttgtcatcaatgtggaaagagtttctctGCTGAAAGTACCCTTAAGATGCACACAAgggttcacactggagagaaaccttacacttgtcaaaagtgtggaaagagtttctctGTTGAAAGTAACCTTAAGATCCATGCAAGGGTTCACACCGGAGAGAGACCTTACACATGTCAtgagtgtgaaaagagtttcaaaaCAAAATCTCAACTTACCACACACATGAGAATCCACACTTGA
- the LOC129422723 gene encoding uncharacterized protein — translation MLMLVKEELEKMTDPQPCRIKEEDTEEQIDMMEVKEESQAEVDEKHQIVKINHNVSQKETLKTEDIKCENSFREDGRPEDHKRTHSEKKPFTCQQCGKSFRRKDNLKTHMRIHTVEKPYTCQQCGKSFRSKADINPHMRIHTGEKPHACHHCEKSFSTAGKLKQHMMTHTGEKPFTCQQCGKSFRSKGHLNLHMRVHTGEKPHVCHHCEKSFITAAELKIHMRSHTGEKTYTCHQCGKSFSAEGTFKVHTRIHTGEKRHVCHHCRKSFITAGELKKHMRSNTGEKPYTCHQCGKSFSVERSLKNHTRIHTGEKPYTCQQCGKSFSVESNLKMHTRIHTGERPYTCHECEKSFITAYELKKHMRSHTGEKPYICYQCGKGFSAESNLKIHTRIHTGEKPFTCHECKKSFITAYELKIHMRTHTGEKPYVCHQCGKSFSIESNLKVHTGIHTGERPYTCHECEKSFKTKSNLTTHMKIHTR, via the coding sequence atatgatggaagtgaaagaggagagtcaagctgaagtggatgagaaacatcagattgtaaaaataaaccacaatgtttcacagaaagaaactctgaagacagaagacataaagtgtgaaaatagTTTCAGAGAAGATGGACGCCCTGAAGATCACAAGAGGACTCACAGTGAGAagaaacctttcacatgtcaacagtgtggaaagagtttcagaagaAAAGATAACCTGAAAACacacatgaggattcacaccgtagagaaaccttacacatgtcaacagtgtggaaagagtttcagatcAAAAGCTGACATTAACCCacacatgaggattcacactggagagaaaccacatGCGTGCCATcactgtgaaaagagttttTCAACTGCAGGTAAACTTAAGCAACACATGATgactcacactggagaaaaacctttcacatgtcaacaatgtggaaagagtttcagatcAAAAGGTCACCTTAATTTACACATGAgggttcacactggagagaaaccacatGTGTGCCATcactgtgaaaagagttttataACTGCAGCTGAACTTAAGATACACATGAGgtctcacactggagagaaaacTTACACTTGTcatcaatgtggaaagagtttctctgctgaaggtacctttaaggtacacacaaggattcacactggagagaaacgaCACGTGTGCCATCACTGTAGAAAGAGTTTTATAACTGCAGGTGAACTTAAGAAACACATGAGGTCTAAcacaggagagaaaccttacacttgtcatcagtgtggaaagagtttctctGTTGAACGTAGCCTTAAGAATCACACaaggattcacactggagagaaaccttacacatgtcaacaatgtggaaagagtttctctGTTGAAAGTAACCTTAAGATGCAcacaagaattcacactggagagagacCTTACACATGCCAtgagtgtgaaaagagttttataACTGCATATGAACTTAAGAAACACATGAGGtctcacaccggagagaaaccttacattTGTTATCAGTGTGGAAAGGGTTTCTCTGCTGAAAGTAACCTTAAGATTCAtacaagaattcacactggagagaaaccgttcACATGCCATGAGTGTAAAAAGAGTTTTATAACTGCATATGAACTTAAGATACACATGAGGACTCAcacaggagagaaaccttatgtttgtcatcagtgtggaaagagtttctctATTGAAAGTAATCTTAAGGTACACACaggaattcacactggagagagacCTTACACATGCCAtgagtgtgaaaagagtttcaaaaCAAAATCTAACCTTACCACACACATGAAAATCCACACTCGATAG